AGTATGTCAGGTAAGAATGTGGAAAGAGGAGAATGAACCTGTTCCTCGAGAAGTACTATTACATGAAATAGAACAAGCAGACGGCCTCTTTTGTTTGTTAACAGAAGTAATAGATCGAGAGGTATTGAATGCTGCAAATAAATTAAAAGTCATTGCAAATATGGCTGTAGGTTATAATAATATTGATACAGAAGAAGCTGCTAAAAAAGACATTATTGTTACAAATACACCAGATGTATTAACAGAAACAACTGCTGATTTAACTTTTGCGTTATTAATGTCAACTGCAAGAAGAATTGTTGAATCGAGTACCTACTTAAAAGAAGGAAATTGGAAAACTTGGTCACCAATGCAGTTATCCGGGCAGGATATAAATGGGGCAAAGTTAGGAATTATTGGAATGGGTCGTATTGGAAAAGCCTTGATAGAGCGAGCAAAAGGATTTAATATGGATGTATCTTATTATAATCGTTCACGTAAACTAGATGTAGAAGAAGCATTTAATGTTACTTTTTTAGACAAAGACTCACTTTTAAAAGAATCGGATTTTATATGCATTCTTGTCCCTTATAGTCCAGAGGTACATCACTTTATCGGAGAAAGGGAATTGAGGTTAATGAAAAATTCTGCTATTTTAATTAATACGGCCAGAGGTGGTATAGTAGATGAAAATGCGTTATTTCATGCATTGAAAAATGAAGAAATCTGGGGAGCTGGACTTGATGTATTTAAGGAGGAGCCTGTTTCATTAGAGAATCCGTTGCTTTCTCTTCCTAATGTTACTGCTTTACCGCATATTGGCAGTTCCAGTGAAGCTACCAGATTAGAAATGGCAGATTTAACAGCAGAAAATCTTATCCAAGTTTTAGTAGGAAAAAAAGCAATTACACCAGTGAACGGTTAAATGTTATTCAGGAGGTAGAAAAATGAAATGTGGTCCGAAGTTAAAGTTATTTTCATTGAATTCACATTATTCTTTAGCAAAAGAGATATCCGATATTTTAAATGTCCCTTTAGGAGAAAGATCTGTAAAGCGCTTTAGTGATGGTGAAATTCAAATTAATATTGAAGAAAGCGTTAGAGGCTGTGAAGTATATGTTATCCAATCTACCTCTGAACCGGCAAACGAGCATTTAATGGAATTATTAATTATGATTGATACCTTGAAAAGGGCATCGGCTAAATCAATTAATGTCATCGTGCCATACTACGGTTATGCGCGCCAGGATCGGAAGGCGCGTGCCCGAGAGCCGATTACTGCGAAATTAGTTGCCGATTTGATTGAAAGAGCTGGAGCTACCAGATTAATTACATTAGATCTACATGCACGACAGATACAAGGTTTCTTTGATATACCAGTGGATCAGCTTATGGGAGTACCAGTATTAGCGGAGTATTTTAAAAAGAAATTGCCAACAGAAGAGATTGTTGTTGTTGCACCAGATAACGGTGGAGTGGGGCGTGCCAGAAAGATGGCAACCTTATTGGACACGCCTATCGCTCTCATAGATAAGCGGCGGCCTGAACCTAATGTCGCACAAGTTATGAATATCATTGGTGATGTTTCAGGGAAAAAGGTCATCATTATCGACGATTTAATTGATACAGCGGGAACATTGACCTCAGCTGCTGAAGCTTTGGTTGATAGAGGAGCGGAAGAAATTTATGCCTGTTGTACCCATCCTGTTTTATCAGGACAGGCGATAGAAAGAATTGAATCCTCCGTCATTAAGGAATTAGTAATCACCAATTCCATTTATTTACCTGAGGAAAAAAAGATAAATAAAATTACTTCTCTGACCATCGCACCGTTATTAGCGGACACTGTTTTAAGAGTGCATAATAATGCTTCTGTTAGTGTGTTGTTTGATTAATTTTTGATGGGTGAAGGTGTATTGTCGGTAAAAGAGCTGTTGTAAAATGCAAATCATGCATTTTGTAACAGCTTTTTTAATGGCTGTTTTAACGAACCCAATGTCAGTGATATCCTATGTTCCGGTTATTGTTTCATTTTAAAATACTCTTTTTATAAGTATTAAGACATGAAAAAACATATTAGTTTAAATCCTTATCTTAATATAACTACATGGGTAGATCATAATACAAACAAGGAATCACTTTATTTTCATTATGATCCTTAAAATAACCTCAGTATAGTAGGTAATAATGATTTTAGATTTTTTGAAATAATCTATTGCAAACTACACTCATATGATGTATATTATATTCATCATATGAGTGGGAGGTGGTATCTTTTGAGAGGGAACTTTAATACTGTATATGAAAAATTAAAAGATGAAATAGTAAATGAAGAATTAAAAGAAGGTGCAAAGTTACTTTCTTTATCAAGGTTATCTGATAAGTATGATGTTGGTGTATCAACTGTAAGGGAAGTTTTAAGAGCATTGCAAAGTCAGTCTTTTGTTAAAATTGAGCAAGGTAGAGGCACATTTGTAACGTATGATTCTAAAAAAAATAATGATTCTATATCAAAATCAGAAATTAGAGATTTAATGAACTTGACCAGTTTTAGAACAATGATGGAGCCCTCGTTTGCTGGAATTGCTGCGGTACAAGCGTTTCAATATGAAATTGATTTAATCGTCGAGTCTGCAAACAAAATGAAAGAACTGGCCGAAAATGAAGAAGATACAAAAAAAGAAGATTTAAACTTTCATTTATTAATAGCTAAAGCTACTCATAACTCTTATGCTATAAATTTTTATGTAGACTTTCAAGAACAGTTATCAAAAGGAAGAAAGCATACTAATGTTCCGGGTATGATTGAAAAGGCAGCACATTATCATATGATGATCGCTGAAGCTATCAGAACCAGAAATAGTAGTCAGGCTAAAATGTATATGCAGGCACATATGGAGTCGAACGAAGAACTAGCTATAAATTTGTTATTTTGAATTTTAAGAGGTGAATATAATGAAAAGGGTTACATCATATGGAGATAAGGGGTTTAGTGAGTACATAAAAATGGCTTTTCAGAGAAATCTGGGGTTTGATGAAAGTGATTATAATAAACCAATAATTGGTATATGTAATACTTTTAGTGAAATTAATAGATGTCATGCACATATTAAACCGATTATTAATGCCATTAAGAACGGGGTGCTAATGGCTGGTGGTATCCCCCTTGAGTTTCCTACAATTTCAGTTGGAGAAATGTTTACTAGTCCTACAACAATGTTGTATAGAAACTTGGTAGCTATGGATACGGAAGAAATGATAAGCGCACAACCGATTGATGGAGTGGTACTTATCGGTGGCTGTGATAAAATGGCGCCTGGGCAATTGATGGGAGCTTTTAGTGCAAATAAACCATCAATTCTATTTACTGGAGGTCCAATGGCTAATGGCGAATATAAAGGGAAAACTTTGGGAGCTTGCAGTGACTGTAGACACTATTGGCAAGAATATAAAGCTGGGACAATCTCAGAGGAAGAATTATCAGAAATAAATGCTCAATTAGCTCCAACTAATGGACATTGTATGGTAATGGGTTCAGCAAGCACAATTGCAGCATGCTCTGAAGCATTAGGAATAATGCTTCCAGGTAGCTCTACGCCGCCAGCTACAGTAAATGAGAGATTAAGGATGGCGAAAGAGACAGGGAAATCCATTGTTAATCTAGTGGAGAAAGATGTCAAACCTACAGATATTATTACTAAAAAGTCATTTGAAAACGCTA
The nucleotide sequence above comes from Oceanobacillus timonensis. Encoded proteins:
- a CDS encoding FadR/GntR family transcriptional regulator; the encoded protein is MRGNFNTVYEKLKDEIVNEELKEGAKLLSLSRLSDKYDVGVSTVREVLRALQSQSFVKIEQGRGTFVTYDSKKNNDSISKSEIRDLMNLTSFRTMMEPSFAGIAAVQAFQYEIDLIVESANKMKELAENEEDTKKEDLNFHLLIAKATHNSYAINFYVDFQEQLSKGRKHTNVPGMIEKAAHYHMMIAEAIRTRNSSQAKMYMQAHMESNEELAINLLF
- a CDS encoding 2-hydroxyacid dehydrogenase, whose protein sequence is MKPKVYITRKLPESIINKIEEVCQVRMWKEENEPVPREVLLHEIEQADGLFCLLTEVIDREVLNAANKLKVIANMAVGYNNIDTEEAAKKDIIVTNTPDVLTETTADLTFALLMSTARRIVESSTYLKEGNWKTWSPMQLSGQDINGAKLGIIGMGRIGKALIERAKGFNMDVSYYNRSRKLDVEEAFNVTFLDKDSLLKESDFICILVPYSPEVHHFIGERELRLMKNSAILINTARGGIVDENALFHALKNEEIWGAGLDVFKEEPVSLENPLLSLPNVTALPHIGSSSEATRLEMADLTAENLIQVLVGKKAITPVNG
- a CDS encoding ribose-phosphate diphosphokinase — encoded protein: MKCGPKLKLFSLNSHYSLAKEISDILNVPLGERSVKRFSDGEIQINIEESVRGCEVYVIQSTSEPANEHLMELLIMIDTLKRASAKSINVIVPYYGYARQDRKARAREPITAKLVADLIERAGATRLITLDLHARQIQGFFDIPVDQLMGVPVLAEYFKKKLPTEEIVVVAPDNGGVGRARKMATLLDTPIALIDKRRPEPNVAQVMNIIGDVSGKKVIIIDDLIDTAGTLTSAAEALVDRGAEEIYACCTHPVLSGQAIERIESSVIKELVITNSIYLPEEKKINKITSLTIAPLLADTVLRVHNNASVSVLFD